A portion of the Thermotoga sp. SG1 genome contains these proteins:
- a CDS encoding alpha/beta hydrolase produces the protein MNLQKHGEDWKGTVVIVHGLGEHSGRYRRLVREFVSEGVQVITFDLPGHGKAEGRRGHLRFEDVFRILEDLSRDLKRYVLFGHSLGGLLSIRYVQTFQPENLKGLVVSAPALSLLDPPLPILVLFVKFLSMFVPFLTMSNNIDPKDLSRSKEAVEAYIKDPLVHDRISFKLASDMLSHMKRAFREADKIKVPVLILHGTNDRVVPFEGSKKFYEALKTEKKLVSFPGGYHELFEDPEHQKTFYQTLVEWSIEKLGRE, from the coding sequence ATGAACCTTCAAAAACACGGAGAGGATTGGAAAGGAACAGTTGTGATCGTTCATGGTCTTGGTGAACACTCCGGAAGGTACAGAAGACTGGTGAGGGAATTTGTCTCAGAGGGTGTTCAGGTGATCACTTTTGATCTTCCCGGTCACGGAAAAGCCGAGGGAAGACGGGGGCATCTTCGATTCGAAGATGTTTTCAGGATTCTTGAAGACCTCAGCCGTGATCTAAAAAGATACGTTCTGTTCGGTCACAGCCTTGGTGGTCTTTTGAGCATCAGATACGTTCAGACTTTCCAGCCGGAGAACCTGAAGGGATTGGTGGTGTCTGCCCCCGCTCTTTCACTTTTGGATCCACCACTGCCGATCCTGGTTCTCTTTGTAAAATTTCTGTCGATGTTTGTGCCATTTCTCACCATGAGCAACAACATAGATCCGAAAGACCTTTCTCGAAGCAAAGAGGCGGTGGAAGCGTACATAAAAGATCCTCTCGTTCACGACAGGATCTCGTTCAAACTGGCCTCAGATATGCTCTCGCACATGAAGAGAGCCTTTAGAGAAGCGGACAAGATAAAAGTTCCTGTTCTCATTCTTCACGGAACGAACGATCGCGTGGTACCTTTTGAGGGAAGCAAAAAATTCTACGAAGCGTTGAAAACAGAGAAAAAACTGGTGAGTTTTCCGGGTGGTTACCACGAACTGTTCGAGGATCCTGAGCATCAGAAGACTTTCTACCAGACTCTGGTGGAGTGGAGTATAGAAAAACTCGGGAGGGAATGA
- the gltX gene encoding glutamate--tRNA ligase, with product MVRVRFAPSPTGYLHVGGARTALFNFLFARKEKGRFVLRIEDTDLERSEREYEEKLMDSLRWLGLTWDEGPDVGGDFGPYRQSERVEIYRKYAEILVKEGKAYHVYAYPEEIEEIRERLLSEGKPPHYSQEMFEEYDTPERRREYEEKGLSPAVFFKMPRKDYSLNDVVKGEVIFKKGSIGDFVIMRSNGLPTYNFACVVDDMLMEITHVIRGDDHLSNTLRQLAIYEAFGKKPPVFAHVSTILGPDGKKLSKRHGATSVEAFREMGYLPEAVVNYLALLGWSHPEGKEILSIEELVASFSLDRLSPNPAIFDPQKLKWMNGYYLRNTSLERLVELSRPFFEKSGLKVDDENYLKKVLEVTRERAETLADLPGEARFFFEDPEPIDIPENIEPAFVSLREELQSVDWEMDRIVKIFKKVLKNSKIKPRDFYMTLRRILTGKDEGPELVNIIPILGKEVFMRRLERALGGGT from the coding sequence TTGGTAAGGGTGAGATTTGCACCGAGTCCAACAGGATATCTGCACGTTGGTGGGGCAAGAACCGCACTGTTCAACTTTCTGTTCGCAAGGAAGGAAAAGGGAAGATTCGTTCTGAGAATAGAAGATACCGACCTGGAAAGGTCAGAAAGAGAGTACGAAGAAAAACTCATGGATTCTCTAAGATGGCTCGGACTCACATGGGATGAAGGACCCGATGTGGGTGGAGATTTTGGACCGTACAGACAGAGCGAGAGAGTGGAGATATACAGAAAATACGCAGAGATTCTCGTGAAAGAAGGAAAGGCATACCACGTCTACGCCTATCCAGAAGAGATAGAGGAGATCAGAGAAAGACTCCTTTCGGAGGGAAAACCACCTCATTACTCTCAGGAGATGTTCGAAGAGTACGATACACCAGAAAGAAGAAGAGAGTACGAAGAAAAAGGTCTTTCACCCGCTGTTTTTTTCAAAATGCCAAGGAAGGACTACTCTCTGAACGATGTGGTGAAAGGAGAGGTTATCTTCAAAAAGGGCTCGATAGGGGATTTTGTGATAATGAGAAGCAACGGCCTTCCCACCTACAATTTCGCATGTGTGGTGGACGACATGCTCATGGAAATAACCCATGTGATCAGAGGAGATGATCATCTATCAAACACACTACGACAGCTTGCAATCTACGAAGCCTTTGGAAAAAAACCACCCGTTTTTGCACACGTTTCCACCATACTGGGACCGGATGGTAAGAAATTGAGTAAAAGACACGGAGCCACCTCCGTGGAGGCCTTCAGGGAGATGGGTTATCTTCCGGAGGCAGTGGTGAACTATCTGGCGCTCCTGGGTTGGTCCCATCCAGAGGGAAAGGAGATCCTGAGTATAGAGGAGCTGGTCGCTTCTTTCTCCCTGGACAGGCTCAGTCCGAACCCTGCCATTTTCGATCCGCAGAAACTGAAGTGGATGAACGGGTACTATTTGAGGAATACATCTTTAGAAAGGCTAGTGGAACTTTCCAGGCCATTTTTCGAAAAATCAGGCTTGAAGGTAGACGATGAGAATTATCTGAAAAAGGTCTTGGAGGTCACAAGAGAGCGGGCGGAAACCCTTGCCGATCTACCGGGGGAGGCACGCTTTTTCTTCGAAGATCCAGAACCGATAGATATACCAGAAAATATTGAGCCTGCGTTTGTTTCTCTGAGGGAGGAACTTCAGAGCGTTGACTGGGAGATGGACCGCATCGTAAAGATCTTCAAGAAGGTGCTGAAAAACAGCAAAATAAAGCCCAGAGATTTTTACATGACGCTGAGAAGGATTCTCACCGGAAAGGATGAGGGTCCAGAACTTGTGAACATAATACCAATCCTCGGTAAAGAGGTTTTCATGAGAAGACTCGAAAGAGCGCTGGGGGGAGGAACATGA
- a CDS encoding PHP-associated domain-containing protein yields MKADLHVHTCLSPCADLLMIPPVIEKTEMDILGIVDHNSAKNAPAFSKMKKLVIPGVEIQTVEDVHLIGFFTDFEDALKLTEIVYEHLPRLKHDHEKMGYQLLVDENGDYIGYENAPLGFPTNLTISQAVELVLSFRGVPVYAHVERRFGVLYQLGFFPNLDVPVAEVVSEEGKRKAEGRFRVIVSSDAHFPDEVGRKYIELKGKPDSPKKVLDQILNGEYTLGGVLDW; encoded by the coding sequence ATGAAGGCAGATCTTCATGTGCACACGTGTCTTTCACCGTGCGCAGACCTTCTCATGATACCACCTGTTATCGAGAAGACGGAAATGGACATCCTGGGGATCGTCGATCACAACAGTGCAAAGAATGCTCCTGCTTTTTCGAAGATGAAAAAGCTCGTTATTCCCGGTGTGGAGATACAGACTGTGGAGGATGTTCATCTAATTGGATTCTTCACAGATTTTGAGGATGCCCTAAAACTCACAGAAATCGTGTACGAACATCTTCCCAGGTTAAAGCATGATCACGAGAAAATGGGATATCAGCTTCTCGTCGACGAAAACGGTGACTACATCGGTTACGAGAACGCACCGCTTGGTTTTCCAACGAACCTGACGATATCTCAGGCAGTTGAGCTTGTTCTGTCTTTCAGAGGAGTGCCAGTTTACGCTCACGTTGAAAGAAGGTTCGGTGTTCTGTACCAGCTTGGTTTTTTTCCGAACCTCGATGTTCCAGTAGCCGAGGTGGTGAGTGAAGAAGGAAAAAGAAAAGCGGAGGGAAGATTCAGAGTCATAGTTTCATCCGATGCGCATTTTCCCGATGAGGTAGGAAGAAAATACATAGAACTGAAGGGGAAACCCGATTCACCGAAGAAGGTTCTGGATCAGATACTGAACGGTGAGTACACTCTGGGAGGTGTTCTGGATTGGTAA
- a CDS encoding DRTGG domain-containing protein, giving the protein MRIGEIVEKLGLEHVCGDLNVEVEHGFTCDLLSEVLGKAQPSTLWITVQSHVNIVAVATVVGIKGIILCNGHEYERETIDKARENGIVLLKSSENSFMVSGKVYELGLR; this is encoded by the coding sequence GTGAGGATAGGGGAGATAGTTGAGAAACTTGGTCTGGAACACGTGTGTGGGGACTTGAACGTTGAAGTGGAACACGGTTTCACCTGTGACCTTTTGAGTGAAGTCCTTGGAAAAGCACAGCCGTCCACTCTCTGGATCACCGTTCAGTCTCATGTGAACATAGTTGCAGTTGCAACGGTTGTCGGGATAAAAGGAATCATACTCTGCAATGGGCACGAGTACGAAAGAGAGACGATTGATAAGGCCAGAGAGAACGGGATAGTCCTTTTGAAGTCCAGTGAGAACTCTTTCATGGTTTCGGGGAAGGTGTACGAACTGGGGTTGCGATGA
- a CDS encoding CBS domain-containing protein: MSVSIIDRLQAVFQDVRVSEFMNPDVVYVTPDKTLLHVKEIMRIKRISGVPVVNEEKHVIGIVSLEDIIKALEGGYIKDSVEKRMTRNVVCLRESDTLQDTVKTFEKYGYGRFPVVNDEGKLVGIVTKHDIIYFLLAKLGIMYLHDKRMEEVLEKGTSLITGETLEKGKADFVFHIDYFDVNMIGIGASRLKKFLLDRGVDEELARKVAIATYEAEANVVIHSESDGYIYCFIDDEKITVRVEDKGKGIENLELAMKEGYSTAPDHIRELGFGAGMGLPNMKRYSDKMVIISEVGKGVIVEMVFFRRDEREDRGDS, translated from the coding sequence ATGAGTGTTTCCATTATAGACAGGCTCCAAGCAGTATTCCAGGATGTGAGAGTTTCCGAGTTCATGAATCCTGATGTGGTCTACGTAACTCCTGACAAAACCCTCCTTCATGTGAAGGAAATTATGCGTATCAAGAGGATCTCTGGAGTACCAGTTGTGAACGAAGAAAAGCACGTTATTGGAATAGTCAGCTTGGAAGACATAATAAAGGCCTTAGAGGGTGGCTACATAAAGGACAGCGTGGAAAAACGTATGACCAGAAACGTGGTATGTTTGAGAGAATCCGACACTCTACAGGACACAGTGAAGACGTTTGAGAAATATGGTTATGGAAGGTTTCCTGTTGTGAACGATGAAGGAAAACTTGTTGGTATCGTCACAAAGCACGATATCATATATTTCCTTCTGGCAAAACTTGGTATCATGTACCTTCATGACAAGAGGATGGAAGAAGTTCTTGAAAAGGGTACATCACTTATCACCGGGGAAACTCTAGAAAAGGGAAAGGCAGATTTCGTTTTCCATATAGATTACTTCGATGTCAACATGATAGGTATCGGTGCCTCTAGATTGAAGAAGTTTCTTCTGGACCGCGGGGTGGACGAGGAACTTGCAAGGAAAGTAGCGATCGCAACTTATGAGGCGGAGGCGAACGTGGTCATCCACAGCGAGTCTGATGGATACATATACTGTTTCATAGACGATGAAAAGATCACGGTGAGAGTGGAAGACAAAGGAAAAGGTATTGAAAACCTCGAACTTGCCATGAAGGAAGGGTATTCCACAGCACCCGATCACATAAGAGAACTCGGTTTTGGAGCGGGAATGGGGCTTCCGAACATGAAAAGGTACTCCGATAAAATGGTCATCATCTCAGAGGTAGGAAAAGGTGTGATAGTCGAGATGGTCTTCTTCAGGAGGGATGAACGTGAGGATAGGGGAGATAGTTGA
- a CDS encoding DRTGG domain-containing protein — protein sequence MTLEEIASTIEGVILTGNGTLEIEKAIATDLMSDVLAFAEPGVLLITGLHSPQAVRTAMVVGIPAVLFVRKKDIPENIVNLAKECNIAVLATNLSMFETCGRLFLKGLKPIRRG from the coding sequence GTGACCTTGGAAGAGATAGCTTCCACGATAGAAGGAGTGATTCTCACCGGAAATGGAACGCTGGAAATAGAAAAGGCCATTGCAACGGATCTCATGAGCGATGTACTCGCTTTTGCTGAGCCAGGGGTTCTTCTGATCACCGGACTTCACTCTCCACAAGCGGTGAGAACAGCCATGGTGGTGGGCATCCCAGCGGTTCTTTTCGTCAGGAAAAAAGACATTCCGGAGAACATCGTTAATCTCGCGAAGGAGTGTAACATAGCCGTTCTTGCGACCAATCTTTCTATGTTCGAGACGTGTGGAAGGTTGTTTTTAAAGGGGTTAAAACCGATCAGGAGAGGATAG
- a CDS encoding SoxR reducing system RseC family protein, which yields MVERMFVREVKGNRVVVTKARTSACGSCPAKNICISGNEINVEAEWDGREQLKPGDEVIVDIPEYNPMKVSTIVYFVPLVIFAAFVITGYSLNWKDWLTFSAALGGVFVYYSLLRFRKKDKKPPKIIGKAT from the coding sequence ATGGTTGAGAGGATGTTCGTGAGGGAAGTGAAAGGGAACAGAGTAGTTGTAACCAAAGCCAGAACGAGTGCGTGTGGAAGCTGTCCAGCAAAGAATATATGTATTTCTGGAAACGAGATAAATGTCGAAGCAGAGTGGGATGGAAGAGAGCAGTTAAAACCAGGCGACGAAGTGATCGTGGATATTCCCGAGTACAATCCCATGAAGGTATCAACCATCGTTTACTTCGTTCCACTTGTGATATTCGCCGCTTTCGTGATAACTGGATACTCTCTGAACTGGAAAGACTGGCTGACGTTCTCTGCCGCACTTGGAGGGGTTTTCGTCTATTACTCTCTTTTGCGTTTCAGAAAGAAGGACAAAAAACCTCCAAAAATCATTGGTAAAGCTACTTAG
- a CDS encoding RtcB family protein, with protein MKIERLDKYMWRIPKEGKMRVDAIVFTDAESVEDPQFKEAMKQLMNVATLPGIVEYALAMPDIHWGYGFPIGGVAAFDTKNGIISPGGVGFDINCGVRLMKTDLMYEDVRARLKSLVETIYEMVPAGVGARGDIVLGKKGLRKVLVEGAEWAVKAGYGMEEDLERIEDGGKIHPADPNYVSEEAFERGSDELGTLGAGNHFIEVQMVEEIYDKDLAEFFGLEVGTITVMIHSGSRGFGHQVATDYIRLMRDGLKEHNRDLPDKQLINAPFEHPLGQAYYSAMNCAANYAFANREILGHLVRKAFWKVFGKDTRVELIYDVAHNIAKVEEYEIDGKRKKLVVHRKGATRSLGPGNEKVPEIYRDVGQPVIIPGDMGTASYLLIGTKKAEEETFGSTAHGAGRVLGRSAALKRWSYREILDELEKKNIVVMSKSKKTLVEEAPEAYKDVDRVVHIVHEIGISRKVARMVPLGVVKG; from the coding sequence ATGAAGATAGAAAGACTCGATAAATATATGTGGAGGATCCCTAAAGAGGGAAAGATGAGGGTGGACGCCATCGTTTTCACAGACGCCGAGAGTGTGGAGGATCCTCAGTTCAAAGAAGCCATGAAGCAGCTCATGAACGTGGCAACGCTTCCTGGGATCGTGGAGTACGCCCTTGCCATGCCCGACATACACTGGGGGTACGGCTTCCCGATAGGCGGTGTTGCAGCTTTTGACACGAAAAATGGGATCATCTCACCTGGAGGAGTTGGTTTCGACATAAACTGTGGTGTTCGGCTCATGAAAACAGACCTCATGTACGAAGATGTCAGAGCCAGATTGAAGTCCCTCGTTGAAACCATCTATGAAATGGTGCCTGCCGGTGTTGGAGCAAGAGGAGACATTGTTCTTGGGAAAAAAGGTCTCAGGAAGGTTCTCGTCGAAGGAGCAGAATGGGCAGTAAAAGCTGGATATGGTATGGAAGAGGACCTTGAGAGGATAGAAGACGGTGGCAAGATACACCCCGCCGATCCCAACTATGTGTCTGAGGAAGCCTTCGAGAGAGGAAGTGACGAGCTCGGAACACTTGGAGCGGGGAATCACTTCATAGAAGTTCAGATGGTAGAGGAGATCTACGACAAGGACCTGGCGGAGTTCTTCGGTCTGGAAGTGGGTACGATAACGGTCATGATACACTCTGGAAGCAGGGGTTTTGGACATCAGGTGGCAACGGATTACATAAGACTCATGAGGGACGGCCTGAAAGAACACAACAGGGACCTACCCGACAAGCAACTCATAAACGCACCATTTGAGCATCCACTTGGTCAGGCTTATTATTCTGCTATGAACTGTGCAGCAAACTACGCGTTCGCAAACAGGGAGATACTCGGCCATTTAGTCAGAAAGGCCTTCTGGAAAGTCTTTGGAAAAGACACACGTGTGGAACTGATCTACGATGTTGCCCACAACATAGCCAAAGTGGAGGAATATGAAATAGACGGTAAACGAAAAAAACTGGTTGTTCATAGAAAGGGCGCCACGCGCTCTCTTGGACCTGGAAACGAAAAAGTTCCAGAAATTTACCGGGATGTAGGTCAGCCCGTTATCATACCGGGTGACATGGGAACGGCTTCTTACCTTCTGATCGGTACCAAAAAAGCCGAAGAAGAGACCTTTGGATCAACAGCACACGGCGCTGGAAGGGTTCTTGGTAGATCTGCCGCTCTGAAGAGGTGGAGTTACAGGGAGATCCTTGACGAGCTGGAGAAAAAGAACATCGTCGTCATGAGCAAAAGCAAAAAAACGCTCGTCGAAGAGGCGCCCGAGGCTTACAAAGATGTGGACAGGGTCGTACACATCGTGCACGAGATAGGTATCTCAAGGAAGGTTGCCAGAATGGTGCCGCTCGGCGTTGTGAAGGGGTGA
- a CDS encoding Mut7-C RNAse domain-containing protein: MKEYRLAVDSTLIPLAKKMRTLGLDVAICQAKTPAEALVFCRKEKRLLLTKNKQLARFFEKYNQEYLLVTTEKEGLKVVLERFKKGKPRCPFCNKELVPIRREEAVGKVPVYVFLSSERFSRCPECGRVFWRGSHLRWIEEVIEHDFEGFEEDTGNRGDKGQHRHS; encoded by the coding sequence ATGAAAGAATATCGCCTGGCTGTGGATTCAACCCTTATCCCTCTGGCAAAGAAAATGAGAACGCTCGGACTGGACGTCGCAATCTGCCAAGCAAAAACGCCAGCCGAAGCTCTCGTTTTCTGCAGAAAAGAAAAAAGACTCCTTCTCACAAAAAACAAACAACTTGCCCGCTTTTTCGAAAAATACAACCAAGAGTATTTACTTGTTACCACAGAAAAGGAAGGTCTCAAAGTAGTTCTTGAACGTTTTAAAAAGGGAAAGCCAAGGTGTCCATTCTGTAACAAAGAGTTAGTACCGATTCGACGAGAAGAAGCAGTCGGAAAGGTCCCGGTCTACGTATTTTTGAGTTCGGAAAGATTCTCAAGATGTCCAGAATGTGGCAGAGTGTTCTGGAGGGGATCTCATCTACGATGGATCGAGGAAGTGATAGAACATGACTTTGAAGGATTTGAAGAAGATACAGGGAATAGAGGTGATAAAGGACAACACAGACATTCCTGA